The Deinococcus betulae genomic interval CGCAACGGCCTCAACCAGAAAACCCAGGCCCGCCTCTTCAACCTGCAGGGCAAAAGCCTCTACCTCGCGCCGGGTCCTGTCTTCTGTCACCCCCAACACACCAGCCAGTTCCGCTGCGCTGATCGGCCGCCCAGCCGCTAGAAGTGCGGCGCCAATGAGGCTGCGAAACGGCGGCGCGGCGTTTGTCATCTTGATGCTGCTTCGGCTAGACGCGCCCAGAGGGTCGCTTCCGGCAACGCCCCTTCACGCAGCACACGCCGTTCGGGCAGCAGGAACACGGTGCTCGGCAGGCCCAGGCAAGGCACGCCGCCGTCGGGCAGTGTGAGGTCGCCCAGGCCGGTCGCCTGGGCCTGCGCTTCGGTCAGGGCCGCCGGTTCTCCGCTGAGGTTGCAACTGGTGGTCGCCAGCGCGCCTCCACACAGCCGCAGGAAAGCCAGTGCGACCGGATGGTCAGGCACCCGAATCCCCACCCGGCCTTCCGGGGCCAGCAGAGGTGGGCAGTCTGCCGAGGCCGGCGCTACCAGCGTCAGCGGCCCTGGCCAGCAGGAATTTAGGGCGTGCCACTCAGCGCTGGGCTGCACCAGGGCCGCTCCATCTGCTGCGCTGGCGCACGACACCTGGACGGGTTTGGCCGCGTCTCGTCCCTTTAAGGCATACAGCCGCCGGATACCGGCCTCCTGCTGAGGATGAGCCGCCAGCCCCCACACCGTTTCGCTGGGATAGGCCACCACACCGCCCGCTGCGATGGCGCGCGCCGCCTGCCGGAGCAGGGCGTGGGGAAGAGGCAAGGGCTCGGTCATGTGAAGGGTTCAGAGTGTGACGTACTGTAAGGCGGGCGCAAGACGCGCTGCCTATACTGTTTCAGTATGCCCGTCTTTGAATACCGCGTGCGTGACCGCTCCGGCAAGGTGCTGAAATCCCAGATGGAAGCCGAGACGGCCACCCAGGTGCGCGACGCCCTGCGTGCCAAGAACCTGATGATTGTCGAGATCAAGCCGCCCAAAAGTGGCCTGAGCGCCGATATCAAGATCCCCTTTTTAGATAACCGTCCTCCCAATCTTAAGCAGGTGGCGGTATTCAGCAAACAGCTGGCTACCCTGATTAACGCTGGAGTGCCGCTGGTGCAGTCACTGGCTATTCTACAAAAGCAGATTGAACACAAA includes:
- a CDS encoding L-threonylcarbamoyladenylate synthase gives rise to the protein MTEPLPLPHALLRQAARAIAAGGVVAYPSETVWGLAAHPQQEAGIRRLYALKGRDAAKPVQVSCASAADGAALVQPSAEWHALNSCWPGPLTLVAPASADCPPLLAPEGRVGIRVPDHPVALAFLRLCGGALATTSCNLSGEPAALTEAQAQATGLGDLTLPDGGVPCLGLPSTVFLLPERRVLREGALPEATLWARLAEAASR